A section of the Pseudomonas fluorescens genome encodes:
- the aceE gene encoding pyruvate dehydrogenase (acetyl-transferring), homodimeric type, with translation MQDLDPVETQEWLDALESVLDKEGEDRAHYLMTRMGELATRSGSQLPYAITTPYRNTIPVTHEARMPGDLFMERRIRSLVRWNAMAMVMRTNLKDSDLGGHISSFASSATLYDIGFNYFFQAPTDEHGGDLIYFQGHTSPGVYARAFMEGRITEDQMNNFRQEVDGGGLSSYPHPWLMPDFWQFPTVSMGLGPIQAIYQARFMKYLEARGFIPEGKQKVWCFLGDGECDEPESLGAISLAGREKLDNLIFVINCNLQRLDGPVRGNGKIIQELEGVFRGAQWNVTKVIWGRFWDPLLAKDVDGILQRRMDEVIDGEYQNYKAKDGAFVREHFFNTPELKAMVADLSDDEIWKLNRGGHDPYKVYAAYHEAVNHKEQPTVILAKTIKGYGTGAGEAKNTAHNTKKVDVDSLKLFRDRFDIPVKDEELENLPFFKPEPNSAEARYLSERRTALGGFVPQRRAQSFSVPTPDLSTLKAILDGSGDREISTTMAFVRILAQLVKDKEIGPRIVPIIPDEARTFGMEGMFRQLGIYSSVGQLYEPVDKDQVMFYKEDKKGQILEEGINEAGAMSSFIAAGTSYSSHNQPMLPFYIFYSMFGFQRIGDLAWAAGDSRTRGFLIGGTAGRTTLNGEGLQHEDGHSHILAATIPNCRTFDPTYGYELAVIIQDGMKKMTEEQQDVFYYITVMNESYQQPAMPAGVEEGIIKGMYLLEEDTKEAAHHVQLMGSGTILREVREAAKILREEFNVGADVWSVTSFNELRRDGLAVERSNRLHPGQKPALSYVEECLAGRKGPVIASTDYMKLFAEQIRQWVPSKEFKVLGTDGFGRSDSRKKLRHFFEVDRHFVVLAALEALADRGEIEPKVVADAIVKFGINPEKRNPLDC, from the coding sequence ATGCAAGACCTCGATCCCGTCGAAACCCAGGAATGGCTGGACGCCCTGGAATCGGTTCTCGACAAAGAAGGCGAAGACCGTGCGCATTACCTGATGACCCGTATGGGTGAACTCGCGACCCGCAGCGGCTCGCAACTGCCCTACGCCATCACCACGCCATACCGCAATACCATCCCCGTTACCCACGAAGCACGCATGCCTGGCGACCTGTTCATGGAACGCCGCATTCGCTCGCTGGTACGCTGGAACGCGATGGCAATGGTGATGCGCACGAACTTGAAAGATTCTGACCTGGGCGGTCACATCTCCAGCTTCGCTTCCAGCGCAACCCTGTATGACATCGGCTTCAACTACTTCTTCCAGGCCCCGACCGACGAACACGGCGGCGACCTGATCTACTTCCAGGGCCACACCTCGCCAGGCGTCTACGCCCGCGCGTTCATGGAAGGGCGCATCACCGAAGACCAGATGAACAACTTCCGCCAGGAAGTCGACGGTGGCGGCCTGTCGTCGTACCCGCACCCTTGGCTGATGCCTGACTTCTGGCAGTTCCCGACCGTATCCATGGGCCTGGGCCCGATCCAGGCGATCTACCAGGCGCGCTTCATGAAGTACCTGGAAGCCCGTGGCTTCATCCCCGAAGGCAAGCAGAAGGTCTGGTGCTTCCTGGGCGACGGCGAGTGCGACGAGCCGGAATCCCTGGGCGCCATCTCCCTGGCCGGCCGCGAAAAGCTGGACAACCTGATCTTCGTCATCAACTGCAACCTGCAGCGCCTCGACGGCCCGGTTCGCGGCAACGGCAAGATCATCCAGGAACTCGAAGGCGTGTTCCGCGGTGCCCAATGGAACGTGACCAAAGTCATCTGGGGCCGTTTCTGGGACCCACTGCTGGCCAAGGACGTCGACGGTATCCTGCAACGCCGGATGGACGAAGTCATCGACGGCGAGTACCAGAACTACAAGGCCAAAGACGGCGCGTTCGTGCGTGAGCACTTCTTCAACACGCCTGAACTCAAGGCGATGGTTGCCGACCTGTCCGACGACGAGATCTGGAAACTCAACCGTGGCGGCCACGACCCGTACAAGGTCTATGCGGCGTACCACGAAGCGGTCAACCACAAAGAACAACCTACCGTCATCCTGGCCAAGACCATCAAGGGTTATGGCACCGGTGCCGGCGAAGCGAAGAACACTGCGCACAACACCAAGAAAGTCGATGTCGACAGCTTGAAGTTGTTCCGCGACCGCTTCGACATCCCGGTCAAGGACGAAGAGCTGGAGAACCTGCCGTTCTTCAAGCCGGAGCCAAACAGCGCCGAAGCCCGCTACCTGAGCGAGCGTCGCACTGCACTGGGTGGTTTCGTGCCACAGCGACGCGCACAGAGCTTCAGCGTACCGACGCCGGACCTGAGCACCCTCAAGGCAATCCTCGACGGCTCGGGCGACCGTGAAATTTCCACCACCATGGCCTTCGTGCGGATCCTCGCGCAGCTGGTCAAGGACAAGGAAATCGGCCCGCGCATCGTCCCGATAATCCCGGACGAAGCCCGTACCTTCGGTATGGAAGGCATGTTCCGCCAGTTGGGCATCTACTCCTCCGTCGGCCAGCTCTACGAGCCAGTCGATAAAGACCAGGTGATGTTCTACAAGGAAGACAAGAAGGGCCAGATCCTCGAAGAAGGCATCAACGAAGCGGGCGCCATGAGCTCCTTCATCGCTGCCGGTACTTCGTACTCCAGCCACAACCAGCCGATGCTGCCGTTCTACATCTTCTACTCGATGTTCGGCTTCCAGCGCATTGGCGACCTGGCCTGGGCTGCCGGCGACAGCCGTACCCGTGGCTTCCTGATCGGCGGTACCGCCGGGCGGACCACGCTCAACGGCGAAGGCCTGCAACACGAAGACGGTCACAGCCACATCCTGGCGGCCACCATCCCGAACTGCCGCACCTTTGATCCAACCTACGGCTACGAGCTGGCGGTGATCATCCAGGACGGCATGAAGAAAATGACTGAAGAACAGCAGGACGTTTTCTACTACATCACCGTGATGAACGAGTCCTACCAGCAACCTGCCATGCCGGCCGGTGTTGAAGAAGGCATCATCAAGGGCATGTACCTGCTCGAAGAAGACACCAAGGAAGCGGCACACCACGTACAGCTGATGGGCTCCGGCACCATCCTGCGCGAAGTGCGTGAAGCGGCGAAGATCCTGCGTGAAGAGTTCAACGTCGGCGCTGACGTGTGGAGCGTTACCAGCTTCAACGAACTGCGTCGCGATGGCCTGGCCGTGGAACGCAGCAACCGCCTGCACCCAGGCCAGAAGCCTGCACTGAGCTACGTCGAAGAGTGCCTGGCTGGCCGCAAGGGTCCGGTGATCGCCTCTACCGACTACATGAAACTGTTTGCTGAACAAATTCGCCAGTGGGTCCCGTCCAAGGAATTCAAAGTCCTGGGCACCGACGGTTTTGGCCGCAGTGACAGCCGCAAGAAGCTGCGTCACTTCTTCGAGGTCGACCGTCACTTCGTGGTGTTGGCAGCCCTGGAAGCCTTGGCTGACCGTGGTGAGATCGAACCGAAGGTGGTGGCTGACGCCATCGTCAAGTTCGGGATCAACCCGGAAAAACGCAACCCACTGGACTGCTGA
- a CDS encoding putative bifunctional diguanylate cyclase/phosphodiesterase has translation MKSQPDVARTAAEVVTQLPVPSRLGMLRFERLNEASWALLYLDPNCERQFGLPAVELCSLIGSPYASLMEPQARYQLHDAIQQQLTASPHYLVRYTLHTNDGPLSLLEVGEAYKQHNRHLLRGYLMVVDGLFNNLTPMPAADLEDQNSRLQIALELNQRAQQEQLQHLERVRAQQELILLLARQRYSTNNSLQEAAELITRTACDIYQIDCASIWNLEGQQLVPISAFQRADQQHHLPQPIDASGFPDYLEALHSSRAIDASNAMRDPRTREMVESLRPMDIHAMLDASIRVDGQVVGVLCLEQSAGTRDWLSDEIAFAGELADQFAQVINNHNRRTATSALHLFQRAVEQSANAFLLVNCDGVVEYVNPSFTAITQYSTEEVHGHRLAQLPALENLSELLFDAPSSLAKSNSWQGEFKSRRKNLEPYWGQLSISKVYGDNRELTHYIGIYEDITQTKLAQQRIERLAYTDNLTNLGNRPAFIRNLDERFARDSDAPISLLLVDIDNFKRINDSLGHQTGDKLLISLARRLRNSLNAGGSLARFASNEFAVLLDNADLEVGQQMASQLLMTLDKPMFVDNQLISVTGSVGLACAPLHGRDPQTLMRNAGLALHKAKANGKHQVQVFTEALNAEASYKLFVENNLRRALTQNELDVFYQPKLCLRSGRLLGMEALLRWNHPEKGMIRPDQFISVAEETGLIIPIGKWIARQACRMSKQLSAAGMGNLQVAINLSPKQFSDPDLVASIASILKEEQLPANLLELELTEGLLLEATEDTRLQLDQLKSFGLTLAMDDFGTGYSSLSYLKKFPIDIIKIDRSFIHEIPDNQDDMEITSAVIAMAHNLKLKVVAEGIETAEQLAFLRRHRCDVGQGYLFDRPIPGGELLDKLKRYPRGPIA, from the coding sequence ATGAAAAGCCAACCCGATGTCGCCCGAACGGCGGCCGAGGTCGTGACGCAATTACCGGTGCCTTCGCGCCTCGGTATGCTGCGTTTCGAGCGGCTGAATGAGGCAAGCTGGGCACTGCTGTACCTCGACCCCAATTGTGAACGCCAATTCGGCTTGCCCGCGGTAGAGCTGTGCTCGCTGATCGGCTCGCCCTACGCCAGCCTGATGGAGCCCCAGGCGCGCTATCAGCTGCATGACGCGATCCAACAGCAACTGACCGCCAGCCCCCATTACCTGGTGCGCTACACCCTGCACACCAACGACGGCCCGCTGAGCCTGCTGGAGGTCGGCGAGGCTTACAAACAGCACAATCGCCACCTGCTGCGCGGTTACCTGATGGTAGTGGATGGCTTGTTCAACAACCTGACACCAATGCCCGCCGCCGACCTGGAAGACCAGAACAGCCGGTTGCAGATCGCCCTGGAGCTCAACCAGCGCGCCCAGCAGGAGCAATTGCAGCACCTGGAGCGGGTGCGCGCCCAGCAGGAACTGATCCTGCTGCTGGCCCGCCAGCGCTACAGCACCAACAACTCCCTGCAAGAAGCCGCCGAACTGATCACCCGCACCGCCTGTGATATCTACCAGATCGACTGCGCCAGCATCTGGAACCTCGAAGGCCAGCAACTGGTGCCGATCTCCGCCTTTCAGCGCGCCGACCAACAGCACCATCTGCCCCAGCCGATCGACGCCAGTGGCTTCCCGGATTACCTCGAAGCCCTGCACAGCAGCCGCGCCATCGACGCCAGCAATGCCATGCGCGACCCGCGCACCCGGGAAATGGTCGAAAGCCTGCGGCCCATGGACATCCACGCGATGCTCGATGCCAGTATCCGTGTCGATGGCCAGGTGGTGGGCGTGCTGTGCCTGGAGCAAAGCGCCGGCACCCGGGATTGGCTGTCCGATGAAATCGCCTTTGCTGGCGAATTGGCCGACCAGTTCGCCCAGGTCATCAACAACCACAACCGCCGTACTGCCACCAGCGCCCTGCATCTGTTCCAGCGCGCCGTGGAGCAAAGTGCCAATGCCTTCCTGCTGGTCAATTGCGACGGCGTGGTGGAGTACGTCAACCCCAGCTTCACCGCCATCACCCAGTACAGCACCGAAGAAGTCCACGGCCATCGCCTGGCCCAGTTGCCAGCCCTGGAAAACCTCAGCGAACTGTTGTTCGACGCGCCCTCCAGCCTGGCCAAGAGCAACAGCTGGCAGGGCGAGTTCAAGAGCCGACGCAAAAACCTAGAACCGTACTGGGGCCAGCTGTCGATCTCCAAGGTCTACGGCGACAACCGCGAACTGACCCACTACATCGGCATCTACGAAGACATCACCCAGACCAAGCTGGCCCAGCAGCGCATCGAACGCCTGGCCTACACCGATAACCTGACCAACCTGGGTAACCGTCCAGCGTTTATCCGCAATCTCGATGAACGCTTCGCCCGCGACAGCGACGCCCCCATCAGCCTGCTACTGGTCGATATCGACAACTTCAAGCGCATCAACGACAGCCTCGGCCACCAGACCGGCGACAAGTTGCTGATCAGCCTGGCCCGGCGCCTGCGCAACAGCCTCAATGCCGGCGGTAGCCTGGCGCGCTTTGCCAGTAACGAATTTGCGGTACTGCTCGACAACGCCGACCTTGAGGTCGGCCAGCAAATGGCCTCCCAGCTGTTGATGACCCTCGACAAACCGATGTTCGTCGATAACCAATTGATCAGTGTCACCGGCTCCGTGGGCCTGGCCTGCGCGCCGCTGCATGGCCGCGACCCACAGACCCTGATGCGCAACGCCGGCCTGGCACTGCACAAGGCCAAAGCCAACGGCAAGCACCAGGTGCAAGTGTTCACCGAGGCCCTGAATGCCGAGGCCAGTTACAAACTGTTCGTCGAGAACAACCTGCGCCGCGCCCTGACCCAGAACGAGCTGGACGTGTTCTACCAACCCAAGCTGTGCCTGCGCAGCGGGCGCCTGCTGGGCATGGAAGCGCTGCTGCGCTGGAACCACCCGGAAAAGGGCATGATCCGCCCGGATCAGTTCATCAGCGTCGCCGAAGAGACCGGCCTGATCATTCCCATTGGCAAATGGATCGCGCGCCAGGCCTGCCGCATGAGCAAGCAATTGAGCGCCGCCGGCATGGGCAACTTGCAGGTGGCGATCAACCTGTCGCCCAAGCAGTTTTCCGACCCGGACCTGGTGGCGTCCATCGCCAGCATCCTCAAGGAAGAACAACTGCCGGCCAACCTGCTGGAGCTGGAGCTGACCGAGGGCCTGCTGCTGGAAGCCACCGAAGACACACGCCTGCAGCTGGACCAGTTGAAGAGCTTCGGCCTGACCCTGGCCATGGATGATTTCGGCACCGGTTACTCGTCCCTGAGTTACCTGAAGAAATTCCCCATCGACATCATCAAGATCGACCGCAGCTTTATCCATGAGATCCCGGACAACCAGGACGACATGGAAATCACCTCGGCGGTGATTGCCATGGCGCACAACCTCAAGCTCAAGGTGGTCGCCGAAGGCATCGAGACCGCCGAACAGCTGGCGTTCCTACGCCGCCATCGCTGCGACGTCGGCCAGGGCTACCTGTTCGACCGGCCAATCCCCGGCGGCGAGCTGCTGGACAAGCTCAAACGCTACCCCCGTGGGCCAATCGCCTGA
- the waaF gene encoding lipopolysaccharide heptosyltransferase II — protein MNILIVGPSWVGDMVMAQTLFQCLKQRHPDCQIDVLAPEWSRPILERMPEVRQALSFPLGHGALELATRRRIGKSLAGQYDQAILLPNSMKSALVPFFAGIPKRTGWRGEFRYGLLNDVRKLDKARYPLMIERFMALAYAPDAELPTPYPRPSLRIDPVTRDAALAKFGLSLDRPVLALCPGAEFGESKRWPSEHYAKVAELKIREGWQVWLFGSKNDHSVGEDIRQRLIPGLREEAVNLSGDTSLAEAIDLLSCADSVVSNDSGLMHVAAALNRPLVAVYGSTSPGFTPPLADKVEVVRLGLDCSPCFERTCRFGHYNCLRQLLPDSVAEALQRLQGNVVEVH, from the coding sequence ATGAATATTCTGATCGTTGGGCCCAGTTGGGTCGGTGACATGGTGATGGCGCAGACACTGTTCCAGTGCCTGAAACAGCGTCATCCCGACTGCCAAATCGACGTGCTCGCACCCGAGTGGAGCCGGCCGATCCTGGAACGCATGCCCGAGGTGCGGCAGGCCTTGAGCTTCCCGCTCGGCCATGGCGCGCTGGAACTGGCGACCCGACGGCGTATCGGCAAGTCCCTGGCCGGCCAGTATGACCAGGCGATCCTGCTGCCCAACTCGATGAAGTCGGCGCTGGTGCCGTTCTTTGCCGGCATCCCCAAGCGCACCGGCTGGCGCGGCGAATTTCGCTACGGCCTGCTCAATGATGTGCGCAAGCTCGACAAGGCCCGCTACCCGCTGATGATCGAGCGCTTCATGGCCCTGGCCTACGCGCCTGATGCCGAGTTGCCGACGCCGTACCCGCGGCCGAGCCTGCGAATCGACCCGGTTACTCGCGATGCGGCGCTGGCCAAGTTCGGCCTGAGCCTGGACCGGCCGGTGCTGGCGCTGTGTCCGGGCGCCGAGTTTGGCGAGTCCAAGCGCTGGCCGTCGGAGCATTACGCGAAGGTCGCCGAGCTGAAAATCCGCGAAGGCTGGCAAGTCTGGCTGTTTGGCTCGAAAAACGATCACTCGGTGGGTGAAGACATTCGCCAACGCCTGATCCCCGGTCTGCGCGAAGAAGCGGTCAACCTCAGTGGCGATACGTCGCTGGCCGAGGCGATCGACCTGTTGTCCTGCGCCGATTCGGTGGTGTCCAACGACTCCGGCCTGATGCACGTAGCCGCTGCGCTGAACCGCCCGCTGGTGGCGGTGTATGGCTCCACGTCGCCAGGCTTTACGCCGCCGTTGGCCGACAAGGTCGAAGTGGTGCGCCTGGGCCTGGATTGCAGCCCGTGCTTTGAGCGCACCTGCCGTTTCGGCCACTACAACTGCTTGCGCCAGTTGTTGCCCGATTCGGTAGCCGAGGCTTTGCAGCGCTTGCAAGGCAACGTGGTCGAGGTTCATTGA
- the glnE gene encoding bifunctional [glutamate--ammonia ligase]-adenylyl-L-tyrosine phosphorylase/[glutamate--ammonia-ligase] adenylyltransferase, protein MSLPMRVELPAVLLPFASRAEQSFRDAAAMLDADHGLSAWTPQRWADFARVCAASDFVIEQSVRDPLMLLELVAWGELDRGFAPDELCGQIAAAVQQAETEDELGRVLRRQRTRQQVRIIWRDLTRQADLVQTCRDLSDMADACIDQAYQWLYQRHCVQFGTPTGGRSGEPQQMVILGMGKLGAVELNLSSDIDLIFAYPEGGETVGAKRALDNQEFFIRLGQKLIKALDPMTVDGFVFRVDMRLRPYGSAGALVLSFNALEQYYQDQGRDWERYAMIKARVVAGDQVAGAQLLDLLRPFVYRRYLDFSAIEALRTMKQLIQQEVRRKGMADNIKLGAGGIREVEFIAQAFQLIHGGRDLSLQQRPLLKVLGTLEGQGYLPPAVVAELRNGYEFLRYTEHAIQAIADRQTQMLPNSDEDQARIAFMMGFADWSAFHEQLMYWRGRVDWHFRQVIADPDEEEGAESELVVGGEWLPLWEESQDEEAACRQLAEGGFADAPKALKALAGLRGSPQLRAMQRLGRERLDAFIPRLLAQAVEHANPDLVLERVLPLVEAVARRSAYLVLLTENPDALRRLLTLCAASPWIAEQITRFPLLLDELLNEGRLFKPPLAPELAAELRERLTRIPEDDLEQQMEALRHFKLAHRLRVAASEIAGSLPLMKVSDYLTWLAEAILEQVLALAWRQTVARHGTPQRLDGTLCDPGFIIVGYGKVGGIELGHGSDLDLVFIHDGDPQAETDGAKPIDGAQFFTRLGQRIIHLLTTQTNSGQLYEVDMRLRPSGASGLLVSSLGAFARYQENEAWTWEHQALVRARVLVGSQDVGRAFEGVRAQVLGRAQDLAKLRQEVSEMRAKMRDNLGTKSTGAGTAANAFEPTASFDLKQDAGGIVDIEFMVQYAALAWSAQHPSLLRYTDNIRILEGLEQVGLMPAADAHLLREVYKAYRSAAHRQALQNEAGVVAGDQFADERRQVKRIWKELGLS, encoded by the coding sequence ATGAGCCTTCCAATGCGGGTTGAACTCCCAGCCGTTCTGTTGCCATTTGCCAGCCGGGCCGAGCAGTCATTTCGTGACGCAGCGGCCATGCTGGATGCCGATCATGGCCTGTCTGCGTGGACGCCGCAACGCTGGGCTGACTTTGCGCGGGTGTGCGCCGCCAGTGATTTTGTGATTGAACAGAGTGTTCGTGACCCTTTGATGTTGCTGGAACTGGTGGCCTGGGGAGAGCTGGACCGCGGCTTTGCACCCGATGAGCTGTGTGGGCAGATTGCCGCAGCCGTGCAACAGGCTGAAACGGAAGACGAGTTGGGGCGTGTACTGCGCCGTCAGCGCACCCGCCAGCAAGTGCGGATTATCTGGCGCGACCTGACCCGACAGGCGGACCTGGTGCAGACCTGCCGCGACCTGTCGGACATGGCCGATGCCTGCATCGATCAGGCCTACCAGTGGTTGTACCAGCGCCACTGCGTGCAATTCGGCACCCCCACTGGCGGGCGTAGCGGCGAGCCGCAGCAGATGGTCATCCTCGGCATGGGCAAGTTGGGTGCGGTGGAGTTGAACCTGTCGTCGGATATCGACCTGATCTTCGCCTACCCCGAGGGCGGCGAGACCGTGGGGGCCAAGCGCGCCCTGGACAACCAGGAGTTCTTTATCCGCCTGGGCCAGAAGCTGATCAAGGCCCTGGACCCGATGACCGTCGACGGCTTTGTATTCCGGGTCGACATGCGCCTGCGGCCCTACGGTTCAGCCGGGGCGCTGGTGCTGAGTTTCAATGCATTGGAGCAGTACTATCAGGATCAGGGCCGCGACTGGGAACGCTACGCGATGATCAAGGCGCGGGTGGTGGCCGGCGACCAGGTGGCCGGCGCGCAATTGCTCGACTTGCTGCGCCCGTTCGTCTATCGGCGCTACCTGGATTTTTCCGCCATCGAAGCGCTGCGCACCATGAAGCAGTTGATCCAGCAGGAGGTAAGGCGCAAGGGCATGGCCGACAATATCAAGCTGGGCGCGGGCGGCATCCGCGAGGTGGAGTTTATCGCCCAGGCGTTCCAACTGATTCACGGTGGTCGCGATCTGAGCCTGCAGCAACGGCCCTTGCTGAAGGTGCTGGGCACCCTGGAAGGCCAGGGCTACCTGCCGCCGGCGGTGGTTGCCGAGTTGCGCAATGGCTATGAGTTCCTGCGCTACACCGAACATGCGATCCAGGCCATCGCCGACCGCCAGACACAGATGTTGCCTAACAGCGATGAAGACCAGGCACGGATCGCGTTCATGATGGGCTTTGCCGACTGGAGTGCGTTCCATGAACAATTGATGTACTGGCGTGGCCGGGTGGATTGGCATTTTCGTCAGGTGATTGCCGATCCTGACGAAGAAGAGGGTGCCGAAAGCGAATTGGTGGTCGGCGGCGAGTGGTTGCCCTTGTGGGAAGAATCCCAAGATGAAGAGGCCGCCTGTCGTCAATTGGCCGAAGGTGGCTTTGCAGATGCACCCAAGGCCCTGAAAGCCCTGGCCGGCCTGCGCGGCAGTCCGCAATTGCGGGCGATGCAGCGCCTTGGGCGTGAGCGGCTGGATGCATTTATCCCGCGCCTGCTGGCCCAGGCCGTCGAGCACGCCAACCCGGACCTTGTACTGGAGCGCGTACTGCCGTTGGTCGAAGCCGTTGCGCGGCGTTCCGCTTATCTGGTGCTCTTGACGGAAAACCCTGACGCCCTGCGGCGGCTGTTGACCCTGTGCGCCGCCAGCCCATGGATTGCCGAGCAGATCACCCGCTTCCCGCTGTTGCTGGACGAGTTGCTCAATGAAGGCCGCCTGTTCAAGCCGCCGCTGGCGCCCGAGTTGGCCGCCGAATTGCGCGAGCGCCTCACGCGCATCCCCGAGGATGACCTTGAGCAGCAGATGGAGGCCTTGCGTCACTTCAAGCTGGCCCACCGCCTGCGGGTTGCCGCCTCGGAAATCGCTGGCAGCCTGCCACTGATGAAGGTCAGTGACTACCTGACCTGGCTTGCCGAGGCCATTCTGGAGCAGGTGCTGGCCCTGGCCTGGCGCCAGACCGTGGCTCGCCACGGTACGCCGCAGCGTCTGGACGGTACCTTGTGCGATCCCGGGTTTATCATCGTCGGCTATGGCAAGGTCGGCGGCATCGAACTGGGGCATGGCTCGGACCTGGACCTGGTGTTTATCCACGACGGTGATCCGCAGGCCGAGACCGATGGCGCCAAGCCGATCGATGGCGCGCAGTTCTTTACCCGCCTGGGCCAGCGGATCATTCACCTGCTGACCACCCAGACCAACTCCGGGCAATTGTACGAAGTGGATATGCGCCTGCGACCTTCTGGCGCATCGGGGCTGCTGGTCAGTTCCCTGGGGGCCTTTGCCCGTTACCAGGAAAACGAGGCCTGGACCTGGGAGCACCAGGCCCTGGTGCGGGCGCGGGTCCTGGTCGGCAGTCAGGACGTGGGCCGTGCGTTTGAAGGCGTGCGCGCACAGGTATTGGGGCGCGCGCAGGACCTGGCGAAGCTGCGCCAGGAGGTCAGCGAGATGCGCGCCAAGATGCGCGACAACCTGGGCACCAAGTCAACCGGGGCCGGTACGGCGGCGAATGCCTTCGAGCCTACGGCGTCGTTCGATCTCAAGCAGGACGCCGGAGGTATCGTCGATATTGAATTTATGGTGCAATACGCCGCTTTGGCGTGGTCTGCGCAACATCCATCGTTGCTGCGCTACACCGACAATATCCGCATTCTGGAAGGCCTGGAGCAGGTCGGGCTGATGCCCGCCGCCGATGCCCACCTGTTGCGCGAGGTATATAAGGCCTACCGCTCGGCGGCCCATCGCCAGGCCTTGCAGAACGAGGCGGGCGTGGTGGCAGGGGATCAGTTTGCTGACGAACGGCGCCAGGTGAAACGGATCTGGAAAGAACTGGGGTTAAGTTGA
- the aceF gene encoding dihydrolipoyllysine-residue acetyltransferase — protein sequence MSELIRVPDIGSGEGEVIELFVKVGDTVEADQSILTLESDKASMEIPAPKAGVVKSLKVKLGDRLKEGDELLELEIEGAADAAPAAAPAAAAAPAPAPAEKPAEAPAAPAAAPAAATVQDIHVPDIGSSGKAKIIELLVKVGDTVEADQSLITLESDKASMEIPSPAAGVVESIAVKLEDEVGTGDFILKLKVQGTAPAAAPAPAAAPAAKAEAAPAAAPAPAPAAKAEAAPAPAAAPAPSGAKAHAGPAVRQLAREFGVELSAVSPTGPHGRVLKEDVQVYVKSMMQKAKEAPAAGAATGGSGIPPIRTVDFSRFGETEEVPMTRLMQIGAAGLHASWLNIPHVTQFDQADITDLEAFRVAQKAVAEKAGVKLTVLPLLLKACAHLLKELPDFNSSLAPSGKAIIRKKYVHIGFAVDTPDGLLVPVIKNVDQKSLLQLAGEAAALAAKARDKKLTPDDMQGACFTISSLGHIGGTGFTPIVNAPEVAILGVSKATIQPVWDGKAFQPKLMLPLSLSYDHRVINGAAAARFTQRLSQLLNDIRTILL from the coding sequence GTGAGCGAACTCATTCGCGTACCTGACATCGGCAGCGGTGAAGGTGAAGTAATCGAGCTGTTTGTGAAGGTCGGCGACACCGTCGAAGCCGACCAGAGCATCCTGACCCTGGAATCGGACAAGGCGAGCATGGAAATCCCTGCTCCCAAGGCCGGCGTGGTCAAGAGCCTGAAAGTGAAGCTGGGCGACCGCCTGAAAGAAGGCGACGAACTGCTGGAGCTGGAAATCGAAGGTGCTGCCGATGCAGCTCCTGCGGCGGCGCCTGCTGCCGCTGCTGCACCTGCACCTGCACCTGCTGAAAAACCAGCCGAAGCGCCTGCCGCTCCGGCTGCTGCACCTGCCGCCGCGACGGTCCAGGACATTCATGTCCCGGACATCGGCTCGTCGGGCAAGGCCAAGATCATCGAACTGCTGGTCAAGGTCGGCGACACCGTCGAAGCCGACCAGTCGCTGATCACCCTGGAGTCCGACAAGGCCTCCATGGAAATCCCGTCGCCGGCTGCCGGCGTGGTGGAAAGCATCGCAGTCAAGCTCGAAGACGAAGTCGGCACTGGCGACTTCATCCTCAAGCTGAAAGTACAAGGCACTGCACCTGCTGCAGCCCCAGCCCCGGCCGCCGCTCCAGCGGCCAAGGCTGAAGCTGCACCGGCCGCCGCCCCGGCTCCTGCGCCTGCGGCAAAAGCCGAGGCCGCTCCGGCCCCGGCTGCTGCCCCAGCGCCAAGCGGTGCCAAGGCTCACGCCGGCCCTGCCGTGCGTCAGCTGGCCCGTGAATTCGGCGTCGAGCTGAGCGCTGTCAGCCCTACCGGCCCGCATGGTCGCGTGCTCAAGGAAGACGTGCAGGTCTACGTCAAGTCCATGATGCAAAAAGCCAAGGAAGCTCCGGCTGCCGGCGCTGCTACCGGTGGCTCGGGCATTCCGCCGATCCGCACCGTGGACTTCAGCCGCTTCGGCGAAACCGAAGAAGTGCCGATGACCCGCCTGATGCAAATCGGCGCAGCCGGTCTGCACGCCAGCTGGTTGAACATTCCCCACGTGACTCAGTTCGACCAGGCCGATATCACCGACCTGGAAGCTTTCCGCGTAGCGCAGAAAGCCGTGGCCGAGAAGGCCGGCGTGAAACTGACCGTACTGCCACTGTTGCTCAAGGCCTGCGCGCACCTGCTCAAGGAACTGCCGGACTTCAACAGTTCGCTGGCCCCCAGCGGCAAGGCGATCATTCGCAAGAAATACGTGCACATCGGCTTTGCGGTCGACACCCCGGATGGCCTGCTGGTACCTGTGATCAAGAACGTCGACCAGAAGAGCCTGCTGCAGCTTGCTGGCGAAGCGGCTGCACTGGCTGCCAAGGCCCGCGACAAGAAGCTGACGCCGGACGACATGCAAGGCGCCTGCTTCACCATCTCCAGCCTCGGGCACATTGGCGGCACTGGCTTCACGCCAATCGTCAACGCGCCGGAAGTGGCGATCCTGGGTGTTTCCAAGGCCACCATCCAGCCTGTGTGGGACGGCAAGGCCTTCCAGCCGAAGCTGATGCTGCCGCTGTCGTTGTCCTACGATCACCGCGTGATCAATGGCGCGGCTGCCGCACGTTTCACTCAGCGCCTGAGCCAGTTGCTGAACGATATCCGCACCATCCTGCTGTAA